The following proteins come from a genomic window of Alphaproteobacteria bacterium:
- a CDS encoding DUF4280 domain-containing protein: protein MGCVQMCTFGMAPMPFLPIPSNIFTVEPVGSMVDIIPFMNIMPFAMCVSLLNPMVLSATIAAFGILIPMPCIPIPVMPRTPAAYNILRDDALPVATVPSMTMCAWIGVITPIVPDQFEVIAV, encoded by the coding sequence ATGGGATGTGTGCAAATGTGCACGTTTGGAATGGCGCCGATGCCATTTCTTCCTATTCCTAGCAATATTTTCACAGTTGAGCCAGTAGGGAGTATGGTGGATATTATTCCTTTTATGAATATCATGCCATTTGCGATGTGTGTAAGCTTATTAAATCCAATGGTTTTGTCAGCCACCATCGCAGCTTTTGGGATTCTTATCCCAATGCCTTGCATTCCTATTCCTGTGATGCCACGCACACCTGCGGCTTATAACATTTTGCGCGATGATGCTTTACCTGTAGCGACTGTTCCGTCTATGACTATGTGTGCGTGGATAGGTGTTATTACGCCGATTGTTCCAGATCAATTTGAAGTAATTGCTGTATAA
- a CDS encoding zinc ABC transporter substrate-binding protein has product MLFSFFTAYLHPKKIVVTFSVIEALTKEIIKGSQEFSVHSIIKSTDDPHDAPITPKEYVLLQNADILIENGLGLEPWLEHMIANTKFKKTRILASAGVVPMRFIKNPDVFDPHAWHNLKYAKTYVKNIADVLIKEDPKRAHLYKKNRDQYLERLEQLHKKIKLLFQGLKNRNVITTHDAFWYFGKEYGIAFWSPLGISTAEEPSSFALAKLVRYIRKHNIKGAFFEAHTNNTLVQKIIQETKIKQGGVLYSDSLKNGDFIETIHHNAHTIYALLK; this is encoded by the coding sequence ATGCTTTTCAGCTTTTTCACAGCATATTTACATCCAAAAAAGATTGTTGTCACGTTTTCCGTCATAGAAGCCCTTACAAAAGAAATTATCAAAGGGTCCCAAGAATTTTCTGTCCATTCTATTATAAAAAGCACGGACGATCCGCATGATGCACCTATCACGCCAAAAGAGTATGTTTTACTTCAAAATGCAGATATATTAATTGAAAACGGGTTAGGGTTAGAGCCATGGCTTGAACATATGATTGCAAATACAAAATTTAAAAAAACACGCATCCTAGCAAGCGCAGGTGTTGTTCCAATGCGGTTTATCAAAAACCCTGATGTATTTGATCCGCATGCATGGCACAACCTCAAATATGCTAAAACTTATGTGAAAAATATCGCAGATGTCTTAATAAAAGAAGATCCTAAACGAGCACACCTATATAAAAAGAATAGAGATCAATATCTTGAGCGACTTGAGCAGTTGCATAAGAAAATTAAACTGTTATTTCAAGGGTTAAAAAACAGAAATGTCATTACTACGCATGACGCATTTTGGTACTTTGGCAAAGAGTATGGAATTGCATTTTGGTCCCCTCTAGGCATTAGCACAGCAGAAGAACCATCATCTTTTGCGTTAGCAAAACTCGTGCGCTACATTCGCAAACATAATATTAAGGGCGCCTTTTTTGAAGCACATACAAATAACACACTTGTGCAAAAAATTATTCAAGAAACAAAAATCAAACAAGGTGGGGTTTTGTATTCAGACTCTCTAAAAAATGGGGATTTTATTGAAACAATCCACCATAATGCTCATACAATTTATGCGCTCTTAAAGTAG
- the rpsD gene encoding 30S ribosomal protein S4 has translation MTRRIAAKHKIDRRLGVNLWGRDKSPFAKRNYGPGQHGTGRKKPSDYAVQLKAKQKLKGYYGNITEKQFNNLYKLSTRQKGDTMQNLIGLLESRIDAVVYRMKFAPTVFAARQLVNHGHVLVNGKRLDIPSARISEGDVVTLSPKLKETPVVLQGIGSKEREVPGYIEVDHKSMKGTFMKVPSFEEVPYPVMMEPHLVIEFYSR, from the coding sequence ATGACAAGACGTATTGCAGCCAAGCATAAAATTGACAGAAGACTTGGTGTAAACTTGTGGGGCCGTGATAAGAGCCCATTTGCAAAAAGAAATTACGGGCCAGGCCAACACGGTACTGGGCGTAAAAAACCATCCGACTATGCAGTGCAGTTAAAAGCAAAGCAAAAGCTAAAAGGGTATTATGGCAACATTACAGAGAAGCAGTTTAACAATCTGTATAAATTATCAACACGTCAAAAAGGCGATACAATGCAAAATCTGATTGGTTTGCTTGAATCTCGCATTGATGCTGTAGTGTATCGTATGAAATTTGCTCCAACAGTATTCGCAGCAAGACAATTGGTAAATCATGGGCACGTTCTTGTGAATGGAAAGAGATTAGACATTCCATCTGCACGTATTAGTGAAGGTGATGTTGTGACGCTTTCTCCAAAATTGAAAGAAACACCTGTTGTTCTGCAAGGTATTGGGTCTAAAGAGCGTGAAGTTCCTGGTTATATTGAGGTTGATCACAAGTCCATGAAAGGAACATTCATGAAAGTTCCTTCTTTTGAAGAAGTTCCATATCCTGTCATGATGGAGCCGCATTTGGTTATCGAGTTTTATTCTAGATAA
- the lspA gene encoding signal peptidase II: MLSSRYPESKMKDLAKQARALWSSRDFRMMSLSIILSTFFIDQITKYFSYKIYYHKVNAFFNIVFSRNYGMTFGFFQCYGCLVHKLIFVFIFIVFLFAVSLLIRARTKHETIAYSMIVGGAIGNIMDRISYGYVVDFLQFHYMHWYYPVFNMADTFIVMGIGSLILFQLKSGSLLKNP, from the coding sequence ATGCTTTCTTCTCGTTATCCTGAATCGAAGATGAAGGATCTTGCAAAACAGGCAAGGGCGCTTTGGTCTTCCAGAGATTTTAGGATGATGAGTTTAAGTATTATATTATCCACATTTTTTATTGATCAGATTACAAAATACTTTTCTTATAAGATTTATTATCACAAAGTTAATGCCTTTTTTAATATCGTATTTTCCAGGAATTACGGTATGACGTTTGGATTTTTTCAGTGTTATGGGTGCTTGGTGCACAAACTTATTTTTGTTTTTATTTTTATCGTGTTTCTTTTTGCTGTGTCTTTATTGATTCGCGCTAGAACAAAGCATGAAACGATTGCGTACTCTATGATTGTTGGTGGGGCAATTGGTAATATTATGGATCGCATATCTTATGGTTATGTGGTGGATTTTTTACAGTTCCATTATATGCATTGGTATTATCCTGTGTTTAATATGGCGGATACATTTATTGTTATGGGTATAGGAAGTTTGATTTTATTTCAATTAAAGTCGGGCAGTCTGTTAAAAAATCCTTAA
- a CDS encoding TolC family protein — MLLFFLFSNIEQKSEGSYERKSITVDFFVEKLKDYAGLQAYKSEFLKKKHKETEARSAFLPKAEINLDYQNKVKMISPLGMKDPEGKREWDLNARGEAQLNVFNGFGDIAAFKEAKHYTEAGRFEYYRKISKLFLDALDAMGRMNHSAANVEAMSMMLDSKAKIYNMAKNKFKNEAISKGELQTALAEKNIAQSNKYRHESEYMSHAADFESKSGIKAEANYIIDTPEKLPETYEQAEQMMLRHNFDIQEAEYKVKQAESGLKKSKGAFFPKIDLYANGRKKIDTDDNKDIKKNDKENEIEYVWGARASYQFTGFRDTARYKEAVEALSEARYSYHATLNRVKSELKMAWDIHRMSQKQCPLLTAAVNEYQAAVDAEMIKYESGAKDMSKLIQAQEALAEAKNRLAHNEKNLRLESWRLTILVGDLPNSLKGI, encoded by the coding sequence ATGCTTCTTTTTTTCTTATTCTCCAACATTGAGCAAAAAAGTGAAGGTTCTTATGAGCGGAAATCTATCACAGTAGATTTTTTTGTGGAAAAGCTTAAAGATTATGCTGGATTGCAGGCTTATAAGTCCGAGTTTTTAAAGAAAAAACACAAAGAGACCGAGGCAAGAAGCGCTTTTCTTCCTAAAGCTGAGATAAATTTAGATTATCAAAATAAAGTAAAAATGATCTCGCCACTTGGAATGAAAGATCCTGAGGGAAAAAGGGAATGGGATCTCAACGCTCGAGGGGAGGCGCAGCTTAATGTTTTTAATGGTTTTGGTGATATAGCAGCTTTTAAGGAAGCCAAGCACTACACGGAAGCTGGGCGATTTGAATATTATAGAAAGATATCCAAACTATTTTTAGATGCGCTTGATGCGATGGGGCGCATGAATCATTCCGCTGCAAACGTTGAGGCAATGAGTATGATGTTAGATAGTAAGGCAAAAATTTATAACATGGCAAAAAATAAGTTTAAAAACGAAGCTATTTCAAAGGGGGAATTGCAAACGGCCCTTGCAGAAAAGAATATTGCTCAGAGTAATAAATATCGTCATGAGTCCGAATATATGAGTCACGCAGCAGATTTTGAATCAAAGAGTGGTATAAAAGCGGAAGCAAATTATATTATTGATACGCCTGAAAAATTGCCAGAAACTTATGAGCAAGCAGAACAAATGATGTTGCGTCATAATTTTGATATTCAAGAGGCTGAGTATAAAGTAAAGCAAGCTGAATCGGGGCTTAAAAAATCAAAGGGTGCATTTTTTCCTAAAATTGATCTGTATGCAAATGGAAGAAAAAAAATAGATACGGATGATAATAAGGATATTAAGAAAAATGATAAAGAGAATGAAATAGAGTATGTGTGGGGCGCAAGAGCGAGTTATCAATTTACAGGATTTCGAGATACTGCAAGATACAAAGAAGCAGTTGAAGCGTTATCTGAAGCGCGCTATTCTTATCATGCAACACTAAATCGTGTGAAGTCTGAGTTAAAAATGGCATGGGACATACATAGAATGAGTCAAAAGCAATGCCCTTTATTAACCGCTGCAGTTAATGAATATCAAGCAGCTGTGGATGCAGAAATGATTAAGTACGAAAGTGGTGCAAAAGATATGTCAAAATTGATTCAAGCTCAGGAAGCTTTAGCAGAGGCAAAAAATCGTCTTGCACATAATGAAAAAAACTTGCGTTTAGAATCGTGGCGTCTCACAATATTGGTAGGAGATTTGCCTAATAGTTTGAAGGGAATTTAA